CCGATCGGTCAGCCGGAGGATCAGGCGTAGATTGCGATGCCCTGGCTGCCGCTCAGCACCGGTTCGCCGGCGCGGTTCCACAGCATCATGTCCTGCACCGAAAAGCCGCCGCGTGCATAGCCGGTCTTCGCCGACAAGAGCCACCAGCCATCCTCGGTCTGCGGATTGCCGGTGAGCATGTTGACGGTCCAGTTCATCGAACTGATCGGCCCGAACTCGGTAAACAGCGCCATCGCCGCGGGGGGCAGGGCGTCGCCCATCGCGAGCAGCGCGACCGCGGGATGGCAGGCGGGTTCCTCGACGAAGCGGACCCAGGTCAGATATTCGCCAACGTCCTGTTTCCAGTCGAAGCGGGGGCCGGTCGTCGGGCGCATGTCGAAATGGCGGGTAAAGCTGGGGCGGACCTTGTGTTCGGGGACCGGTGCCAGCGTTTCGGGCGCGGGCACCTCGGGCATGGTCAGGCTATTGTGGTCGAGATGGCTGGCGCGGTCGCCCGAAAAGGCAAAAACGGCGGCGGTGCCGAAGCCCGCGTCGCTCGACACGCCGGCGTCGATGAACAGGCTCGATTTCGACTGGCGCAGCACGCGCGTTGCGACGGTGCAGTCGCCGCCGACGGGCCCCACGAAGCTGATCTGCGCGTAACGTAGCGGCGTCTCGGTCGGGTGGAGCGCCATCGCGCCCGCCAGTGCAACGGCAGAGCTGATCCCGCCATAGGCGGTGCGGCCCTGCATCCATCCTTCGTCGATATGCGCCTTCGCCACACCCTCTTCGGTACGCAGCGTCGAAAGCAGCGCGTCGAGCGCGCTGGGGGAGGTCGTCATTCTTGTCCTATTCCTCGATCTGGAAGGTCATTCCGGCATGCTCGGTCAGCCGTGCGATCAGTGCGTCGCCGAGCAGCGCGCCGGGTGTCCACACGCCGCCCTCGCCCCTGTTCGCGAGCAGCGCGATACCGGTTTCGGCCAGCATTTTCGACGTCGATCCATAGCCGGGGTCGCGGTCGCCCTGGACACTGGCACGGACCGCCCGGCCGTTGGGATATTCGCCGATGAACAGCACGTCGTAAAACCCGTTCTCGCGCTCTTCCTTGCTTGGGCCTTCGCCCGGCTGGAGTTTCGATTCACCGAACGGATTGGCCTTGGCGATCGCTTCCGCCATCGCCTTGCCGGCATCGCCGATCGTCGTCATCAGCATCTCGTCATAGACGAGGTCCGCGCCCCAGGGCTGGCCGAGCAGGAAATTGGTGCGGTGGACATTCTTCGTGTTGATCGGCGCCATCACGAAAGGTGCGGTCCATGTGCCCGTGGCGGCGTCATATTCGGGGATCAGGCCAGTGGGCTGCGAGGGCCCCTCGAAGCCCGGGGTCAGCGCAAAGCTCGACTTGAGGAGCAGCGCGAGCGAGGGCTTTTTGGCGATCGCCTTCATCGTTTCGGTCAGGCTGGCGATCGTGCCCCCCGACGCGCCGCCGGCCATCTTGCGGACGCGGCCCTTGACGCGCGGCGCCGGGCGGCCGTGGCGTTTGACCGCTTCGGCCTGCAGGAACAGCACGCCGAGGTCGAACGGAATGCTGTCGAAGCCGCAACTGAAGGTGATGCGTGCACCCGACGCCTTGGCGGCATCCTGATACGCGTCGATCATCTCGCGCATCCAGCCGGGCTCGCCGCAGAGGTCGGCATAGGCGGTGCCCGCCTTGACGCAGGCAGCGACGAGCGGCTCGCCATAGAGTTGATAGGGGCCGACGGTGGTCAGGACGACCTGCGTCCGCGCCGCCATCGCATCGAGGCTGACGGGATCGCTTGCGTCGGCGACAACAAGCGGAATATCCTTCGGCGCGCCGATCAGGTCGCGTACTTCGGCCAGCTTGTCGGCGCTGCGCCCCGCCATCGCCCATTTGGGGGCATCGGCGCGGCCCGCATAATGTTCGGCGAGATATTCGGCGACGAGGCGACCGGTGAACCCGGTCGCGCCATAGACGATGATATCGAATTCACGCGCAGCGGCCATGGCACCCTCCCATTTACGTAAACGTCAAGCTGAGGCTAGCGCACGCAAGGAAGGATGCCAAGCGCGAAGCGTTAGCGCCGCCAGAAGGGACGCTTTTCGACGACCACCGGCGTGTCGACCGCTTCGGCGCGGCCCTCGGCGCGCGCGGCGCGCAATTCGGCCTCGCGGGCGCGAAGTTCGGCGTCGTGTTGCGCAATCTCGCCGCGGCGCCGCGCGCGCAGCGCGTCATAGCTCCAGCGCGTGTGGCCATAACCGAAGAGGCAGAGCAGGCCGCCGGCGATCGCCAGATTCTTCATCGCCATCATCGCCTGCATCGGATCGGTGAATTCGCGGTGGAAGAACAGGATGGTGAGGAGGACGAAACCGGCGAGCAGGATCGCCCACAGCCGCGTCGCGATGCCGAGCGCCAGGCAGACGCCGGCGACGAGTTCGAACAGCCCGGTCGGGATGGCGAGCCCGGATGGCAGGCCGGCGGCGGAAATCATCGCATTGGTATCGGCGACGTGGATCAGCTTGTTGATCCCAGACACGATGAAAATCACGGCAATGAACAGGCGGCCGATGAAGACGGCGATCATGGACATGGGTCATCCTCCACTATTGCCCGCCCGCTTGTGCAGACAGGACGCGCGGAGAGGCGATGGGTTCCGGTCAGCGCGGGGTGAAGGTCAGGTCGGCGACCTCGCAATCGCTGCAATCGATCGCGCGCAGCGTCGCCGCGCCGGGGCCGGCGGGCAGGTCGACGTCGGCAAGCTTGATCACCTGCCACGCGGTGTCGGCCGGAACGGCGACGCCGCGTTCGTCGATACCGATGCGGCCGCCCTTTGCCGAGCGGGCGCGCGCCGAGACCGTCCAGCGCCCGGCTTTCGCAACTTCGGCGCTGTAGCGCATGAACTCGCCGGTCACGAAGTCGCTGACATAGGGCGTGCCATCGCTTTCGCGCGCGATGTCGACGCCGTCGTTGCGATAGGTCGTCCCGTTGTTCCACGGCGTCCGCTCGCCGCCGGTCGCGACATGATAATTGGCGTCGACCATATCGTGATAAGCGACGTCCGGCGGCCCGAGATCATAATCGACGGCAGCGATAGACAGCGGCGTCCGGTCCAGCGTGCGGGCGACGAAGGGTCGATAGCCCGGGTCGTGCGGCTGACGGAACATCGCGTCGATGACGTCGGGTTTGGGGATATTCCGGTCGAAGCGGCTGTTTTCGGCAAGTTGCATCATCGCGGCGAAGGCCGCGTCGGGTTCCGGCTTCGCGCCCTTGCTCGTCATCCATGCGACAATCGCGGCCCATCCCGGACCCGGATCGATCTCGAGCGGCTGATTGAAGCCGATTTTCTTGAGCGGCCAGAAATTCCAGCCGATGCCTTCGCCCTCGACCAGCGCGATCGAGTCGCGGTACCAGCCGTTGCTGTTCTCGCCCGACTCGCCCAGCCAGATAGGACGGTTATAGCTGGTGCGCAGCGCCTTGATCTCGGCGATGCTCGCTTCGTCGTTGCGATTCCAATATTTGTGGAAGCTCAGCACCATATTGGCGTCCCACGCGGGCGGCAGGCCCTTGTAATTATTACCCCAGCAATTGCCCTCGACGATCACGATATGCTGCTTGTCGACCTTGCGGATCGCCGCCGTGATCCGCTTTTGCAGGTCCCATACCGTCTTGCTTTCGGCCTCGTCGCAGCCATTGCCCTTGCCGGGGGTCGCGAAACTCCAGTTGGGCTCGTTGATCAGGTCATAGCCGCCGATCCACGGCTCGTTTGCATATCGCTCCGCCAACGTCGTCCACAGGGCGACCGTCTTGCGCTGGTTCTCCTCGCTCTGCCACAGCGAGGGTTTCGTCGGGTCACGGTCGGAGATGGCAAGGTCGTTGCCCTGTCCACCGGGCGCAGCATGGAGGTCGAGGATCAGGTAGAGGCGGTTCGCCTTGCTCCACGCCAGCAGGCGGTCGATGCGCTCGAAGCCTTCCTTGAGCCATGTGTCCTGCCCGGCCACAGGTTCCTTGTCGACGGGGAGGGTGAGCTGGTCGAAATGGATCGGCAGCCGCACCGAGTTGAAGCCCCATTTCGCCATCTGCGCAATATCGGCTTCGGTGGTGTGGTTATTGAGCCAGGCGCGGTAGAATTCGGCCGTCCGCTCCTCGCCGACCAGTTCGACCAGCTTGGCGCGAATGCGGTGCTGCTGCCCGACTTCGCCGAGTTTCAGCATATAGCCTTCCTGCAACATCCAGCCGCCTAGTCCCATGCCGCGGAGGATGACGGGCTTGCCGCTGGCGTCGACGATCTGCGTGCCGCGGACCTTCAACATCCCTTCGGCGTGCGCGGCGGCCGGTAAAAGCAGCGTCGCGAGCGCGGCGGCGATCGAACCAAATTTCATGACCTCATCCCCGATTTACGACCAATGGGAACGTTATCAATTATTGCAGAGGGCGCAACCGATCTTCGTCATTGCGACCCCGGCGAAAGCCGGGGGAAGCAATCTCCAGCTATCCGCCTTGCGCAGGGCCGAGAGCGGGAGATTGCCGCGTCGCTTCGCTCCTCGCAATGACAGTGACTGTCAAAGTTTGGGCAGTGTCACGCCCTGTTGCCCCATATATTTGCCCGCGCGGTCGGCGTAGCTCGTCTCGCACGGCTCGTTGCCCTGGAGGAACAGGAACTGGCACGCGCCCTCGTTTGCATAGATTTTGGCGGGCAGGGGGGTGGTGTTCGAGAATTCCAGCGTCACATGGCCTTCCCAGCCGGGTTCGAGCGGGGTGACGTTGACGATGATGCCGCAGCGGGCATAGGTCGACTTGCCGAGGCAGATCACCAACACATCGCGCGGAATACGGAAATATTCGACGGTGCGGGCGAGCGCGAAGCTGTTCGGCGGGATGATGCAGACGTCGGTTTCGCGGTCGACGAAATTTTTCGGGTCGAAATCCTTGGGGTCGACGATCGTGCTGTCGACGTTGGTGAAAATCTTGAACTCCGGCGCGACCCGCGCGTCATAACCATAGGAGGACAGGCCATAGCTGATGCACCCGTCGCGGCGCTGCGCCTCGACGAACGGTTCGATCATGCCCTGCGTCCGGGCGGCTTCGCGAATCCAGCGGTCGGAAAGAATGGCCATGCGTGTCTCTTGTAAGGACGGCGCGCTTTGCGCAAGCGGTCAGTCGGGGATCAGCCCGAGGTCCTTCGGGCCAAAGGCGGCGGGAAACAGTTCGCTGAGCCTGTAACTCTGCACGGCCTTGCCGTCGCCCGACGCGCAATGGACGAGGATATCGGTCTTCGAACGCTCGGCGGCTTCGTTGAGGACCTGGCGACAGCGGCCGCACGGGTGGACCGGATCGCTGCCGAGCAGCGCATCGCACTCCGGGCGGCCGCCGACAATCGCGATCTCCGTAAGTTCGCCGATCCAGCCTTCGTTGGCGATCTTGGCGATCGCTGCGGTTTCGGCGCACAGCGTCAGGCCATAGCTGGCATTTTCGACATTGGCGCCGGTGACGACGTCGCCATTTTTGAGCAGCAACGCCGCGCCGACGTGAAATCCCGAATAGGGGGCATAAGCGCGGTTTGCCGCCTCGCGCGCCGCAGCGATCAGCGCGTCGCGGGTCGCGTTGTCGGTCATGGCGCCTCTCCCTCGCCGCGCAACACGTTCCAGCCGACGGTGCCGTCGGCGCCCGACAGCCGCACATAGTTGTTGGCCTGCCACATCGCCCATGGATGCGCGCCATAATCGGGTTCGAAGAAGTCGCGGCGCAGCCAGGTGGTGCGCGCGATGCCCTCGGTCACCTTGTAATCGGCCTCGAAAGCGGGGCCGGGGGCGATCAGGCTGCGCTTGCCCATATGCGCCTCGATCTGTGCGAGGAAGGTCGCGAGTTCGGACAGCAGCAAGGCTCGCGTCGGCCGGTCGGGGCAGCGGTCGTCATAGTCGAGCCAGACGACGGCGGGCAGCGCGTCGGCGCGGCGGGGGACGTGACGAATGAAATTCGCGGCCTGATCGGTGGCAAGCTGGCACAGGCTGTAGCGGTGGATCGCGCCAGTCTGGATCCCGGCCTCGCGCGCGGCGGTCATGTTGCGCGCGAACATCGGATCGAGGCCGGTGGTTCCGTCGGTCGCCATGACATAAGCGAAATCGGCGCCTGCGGCCTTGATCGAGCCCCAGTGGACCACACCGTTGGCGGCGCCGATCGTCACCCCCTGGATCGGATATTGTTCGCGCGGCGGCGTCCAGCGCGCCGCCCACCAGATCGCGAGCCCCGCGGCAAGGATGAGCAGCAGCAGCACGCCGCCGATACGCCGCAACCAGCGCGCGAGCACGCCCCGCCAGTCCGCCGCGATCCGCGCCGGCTTTCTGTTCCTGCTGCTGGCTGCCCCCGTCGCCATTCGCTAACCCTTGATATGCAGCACGCAAATCAGCGTGAAGAGGCGTCGCGCGGTGTCGAAATCGACCGCGATCTTGCCGTCGAGCCGGTCCATCAGCATCTCCGCCGCCTCGTTGTGGAGGCCGCGGCGCGCCATGTCGACGGTTTCGATCTGCTGCGCGGTCGCGGTCTTGATCGCCTGATAATAGCTGTCGCAGATCGCGAAATAATCGCGGATCGGACGGCGAAAGCGGCCGAGCCCGAGAATGATCGCCTCGAGCGGCGAACCGTCCTCGCGGCTGATTTCGAAGATCAGCCGGCCTTCCTCGACGCGCAGCATCAGGCGGTAGGGACCGGCGTAACCGTCGGCATGGCCGCGCTGCGGGACGAACTTGTTGTCCTCGATCAGGTCGAAGATCGCGACGCGGCGTTCCTGCTCGACATCGGGGTTGCGCCAGACGATCGAGCCCTCGTCGAGCTCGACCGAGATGATGCGCTGTTTCGAGGGGTCTGCGTCGGCCATGCTGCAAGTGCTTCTACTTGGCCCGCCACGAAGGGCAAGGGGGCGACTTATGCCGGAACTATCCACAGGCACTGTGCGGGCGGGGCAATCGCTGTTGCAAGGCGTTTCGCCCCGTAGCATGGTGCCGCATCATGGCTGAACTCGCTCTCTTTCCTGCCCCGGCGGCTGCCGGGGACGAACGCCAATTGCCGCGCAATATCGAGGCGGAGGCCGCGTTTCTGGGCGCGATCCTGATCGACAACCGAGTCGTCGAGGACCTTCCCGTCCATCTGACTCCCGATCATTTCTTCGAGCCGCTGCACGGCCGCATCTTCAGCCAAGCGATGGCGCTGATCGAGCGCAACAGCATCGCGACCCCGGTGACGCTCAAACCCTATTTCGAAGCCGACGAAGCGATGAAGGCGGTCGGCGGCGTCGGCTACCTCGCGCAACTGACCGGCAGCGGCGCGGGGCTGATCGGCGCCCGCGACTTTGCGCGGCAGATATTCGACCTTGCGCTGCTGCGCGAGCTGGTCGGCGTCGGACGCACGCTCGTCGACAGCGCGCTCGACACCAGCGAAAGCGTCGATCCGCAATCGCAGATCGAAGAGGCGGAAACCGCGCTCTATCGCGTCGCGGGCGGCGAGGCCGAGATGGGATCGGTCAAAAGCTTCAACGCCGCGAGCCTCGTCGCGCTGCAAGCGGCAGAGCGCGCCCTCAATTCGGGCGGCCATCTGTCGGGGATCACCACCGGGATCGCCAGCATGAATGCCAAGATCGGCGGCATGCACAATAGCGACCTGATGATCCTCGCCGGCCGTCCCGGCATGGGCAAGACCTCGCTCGCCACCAACATCGCCTACAACGCCGCCGAGCGTTTCCGCCGCGACGAGGAGGACGGCATCCCGCCCGAGAAGAATATGGGCGCGAAGGTCGCTTTCTTCAGCCTCGAAATGTCCGCCGACCAGCTCGCGACGCGCGTCCTCGCCGAGCAGTCGGGGGTGTCGGGCGAAGCGCTGCGCATGGGCAAGATCAGCAAGGACCAATTCCAGCAGCTCTCGCGCGCGGCGCAGGCCCTGCAAACGCTGCCGCTGTTCATCGACGATACGCCCGGCCTGACGATTGCTGGCCTCCGCACCCGCGCGCGGCGGCTGCAGCGCCGCCACGGTATCGGCTTCATCATCGTCGACTATCTCCAGCTCCTCCAAGGCTCGTCGAAGAGCGGCGACAATCGCGTCCAGGAAATTTCGGAGATTTCCCGCGGTCTCAAGACCTTGGCGAAAGAACTGAATGTGCCGGTGATGGCGCTGTCGCAGCTCAGCCGCCAGGTTGAAAGCCGCGAGGACAAGCGGCCGCAACTCTCCGACCTTCGCGAATCGGGCTCGATCGAACAGGACGCCGACATGGTGCTCTTCGTGTTCCGCGAGGATTATTACGTCGCCGCGCGCGAACCCAAGCGCCCGATCGAGGGCGACGACGTCAAGGTCCACGCCGCGCACGAGGAATGGGCGGCCGAGATGGAACGCGTCTTCGGCCTTGCCGAAGTCATCGTCGCCAAGTCACGCCACGGCTCGACCGGCAAGATCCGCATGCACTTCGAAGCGAAGACGACCAAGTTCAGCGATCTCGCCGACGACAGCATGGCGTATGAGGATTATGAGTAAGGACCACTAAACTACCGTCATCCCAGCGAAAGCTGGGATCGCTGGCGGGACAAATGAACGATAGCGGCCCCAGCTTTCGCTGGGGCGACGGTCAAGGAATATGGGCGGCCAGATCATCCCAATCGGGATTATTTGCTTCGATCAGCTCGATTTTCCATTGCCGTTTCCAAGCTTTCATTGCTTTTTCGCGCGAGATTGCCTCGTCGATTGTTGGATATTCCTCCGCGAGGACGAGCATCGTTAGCCCATATTTCCGGCAGAAGGCTGAACCCTGTCCTGTCTTGTGCTGAAAGACGCGCGCCGCAATGTCCGCCGTGACTCCGATGTAGAGCACGCCACCGCGCTTGTTGGTCATGATGTAGACCCAGCCGCCTCGCTTCATGCTCGACGCCTATCGCGAAAGCGCCAGCGATCCCAGCCCTTCTTGCTCGTCATCCCAGCGAAAGCTGGGATCGCTGGCGGTACGGCAGGGCCAAGGCGGCCCCAGCTTTCGCTGGGGCGACGGACATATTAGAAAGCCGGATCGTTCGCCGGATCGTCGTCGATCGGGGTCACGGCTTCGTGGATGCCGCATTCGGTCTTGTCCCAGCCGCGCCAGCGGCCCGAGCGCGGGTCTTCGCCCGGCTTGACCTTTGACGTGCAGGGCGAGCAGCCGATCGACGGATAGCCTTCGGCTTCCAGCGGATGGCGCGGCAGATCGTGCTCGGCGAAATAGGCGTCGAGCATCTCGCGCGTCCAGTTGGCGAGCGGATTGAATTTCAGGCGGCCGCTATTGCCGTCGAGTTCGAAGCGGGCGAGGCCCTGCCGCGTCGCCGACTGGAAACCCTTCCGCCCGGTGATCGAGGTATCGAAGTCGGCGAGCGCCTTTTCGAGCGGCTTGACCTTGCGGATCTCGCAGCAGCCGTCGGGATCGTAGGACCAGCGCAGTTCGGTCGCGTCCTTTTTCGCCAGTTCTTCCGGATCGGGGGTC
The Sphingopyxis macrogoltabida genome window above contains:
- a CDS encoding acyl-CoA thioesterase produces the protein MTTSPSALDALLSTLRTEEGVAKAHIDEGWMQGRTAYGGISSAVALAGAMALHPTETPLRYAQISFVGPVGGDCTVATRVLRQSKSSLFIDAGVSSDAGFGTAAVFAFSGDRASHLDHNSLTMPEVPAPETLAPVPEHKVRPSFTRHFDMRPTTGPRFDWKQDVGEYLTWVRFVEEPACHPAVALLAMGDALPPAAMALFTEFGPISSMNWTVNMLTGNPQTEDGWWLLSAKTGYARGGFSVQDMMLWNRAGEPVLSGSQGIAIYA
- the dcd gene encoding dCTP deaminase, translated to MAILSDRWIREAARTQGMIEPFVEAQRRDGCISYGLSSYGYDARVAPEFKIFTNVDSTIVDPKDFDPKNFVDRETDVCIIPPNSFALARTVEYFRIPRDVLVICLGKSTYARCGIIVNVTPLEPGWEGHVTLEFSNTTPLPAKIYANEGACQFLFLQGNEPCETSYADRAGKYMGQQGVTLPKL
- a CDS encoding replicative DNA helicase, yielding MAELALFPAPAAAGDERQLPRNIEAEAAFLGAILIDNRVVEDLPVHLTPDHFFEPLHGRIFSQAMALIERNSIATPVTLKPYFEADEAMKAVGGVGYLAQLTGSGAGLIGARDFARQIFDLALLRELVGVGRTLVDSALDTSESVDPQSQIEEAETALYRVAGGEAEMGSVKSFNAASLVALQAAERALNSGGHLSGITTGIASMNAKIGGMHNSDLMILAGRPGMGKTSLATNIAYNAAERFRRDEEDGIPPEKNMGAKVAFFSLEMSADQLATRVLAEQSGVSGEALRMGKISKDQFQQLSRAAQALQTLPLFIDDTPGLTIAGLRTRARRLQRRHGIGFIIVDYLQLLQGSSKSGDNRVQEISEISRGLKTLAKELNVPVMALSQLSRQVESREDKRPQLSDLRESGSIEQDADMVLFVFREDYYVAAREPKRPIEGDDVKVHAAHEEWAAEMERVFGLAEVIVAKSRHGSTGKIRMHFEAKTTKFSDLADDSMAYEDYE
- a CDS encoding GIY-YIG nuclease family protein yields the protein MKRGGWVYIMTNKRGGVLYIGVTADIAARVFQHKTGQGSAFCRKYGLTMLVLAEEYPTIDEAISREKAMKAWKRQWKIELIEANNPDWDDLAAHIP
- a CDS encoding glycoside hydrolase family 25 protein is translated as MATGAASSRNRKPARIAADWRGVLARWLRRIGGVLLLLILAAGLAIWWAARWTPPREQYPIQGVTIGAANGVVHWGSIKAAGADFAYVMATDGTTGLDPMFARNMTAAREAGIQTGAIHRYSLCQLATDQAANFIRHVPRRADALPAVVWLDYDDRCPDRPTRALLLSELATFLAQIEAHMGKRSLIAPGPAFEADYKVTEGIARTTWLRRDFFEPDYGAHPWAMWQANNYVRLSGADGTVGWNVLRGEGEAP
- a CDS encoding saccharopine dehydrogenase family protein is translated as MAAAREFDIIVYGATGFTGRLVAEYLAEHYAGRADAPKWAMAGRSADKLAEVRDLIGAPKDIPLVVADASDPVSLDAMAARTQVVLTTVGPYQLYGEPLVAACVKAGTAYADLCGEPGWMREMIDAYQDAAKASGARITFSCGFDSIPFDLGVLFLQAEAVKRHGRPAPRVKGRVRKMAGGASGGTIASLTETMKAIAKKPSLALLLKSSFALTPGFEGPSQPTGLIPEYDAATGTWTAPFVMAPINTKNVHRTNFLLGQPWGADLVYDEMLMTTIGDAGKAMAEAIAKANPFGESKLQPGEGPSKEERENGFYDVLFIGEYPNGRAVRASVQGDRDPGYGSTSKMLAETGIALLANRGEGGVWTPGALLGDALIARLTEHAGMTFQIEE
- a CDS encoding UPF0262 family protein, with product MADADPSKQRIISVELDEGSIVWRNPDVEQERRVAIFDLIEDNKFVPQRGHADGYAGPYRLMLRVEEGRLIFEISREDGSPLEAIILGLGRFRRPIRDYFAICDSYYQAIKTATAQQIETVDMARRGLHNEAAEMLMDRLDGKIAVDFDTARRLFTLICVLHIKG
- a CDS encoding cytidine deaminase, encoding MTDNATRDALIAAAREAANRAYAPYSGFHVGAALLLKNGDVVTGANVENASYGLTLCAETAAIAKIANEGWIGELTEIAIVGGRPECDALLGSDPVHPCGRCRQVLNEAAERSKTDILVHCASGDGKAVQSYRLSELFPAAFGPKDLGLIPD
- a CDS encoding DoxX family protein, with protein sequence MSMIAVFIGRLFIAVIFIVSGINKLIHVADTNAMISAAGLPSGLAIPTGLFELVAGVCLALGIATRLWAILLAGFVLLTILFFHREFTDPMQAMMAMKNLAIAGGLLCLFGYGHTRWSYDALRARRRGEIAQHDAELRAREAELRAARAEGRAEAVDTPVVVEKRPFWRR
- a CDS encoding cellulase family glycosylhydrolase, translated to MKFGSIAAALATLLLPAAAHAEGMLKVRGTQIVDASGKPVILRGMGLGGWMLQEGYMLKLGEVGQQHRIRAKLVELVGEERTAEFYRAWLNNHTTEADIAQMAKWGFNSVRLPIHFDQLTLPVDKEPVAGQDTWLKEGFERIDRLLAWSKANRLYLILDLHAAPGGQGNDLAISDRDPTKPSLWQSEENQRKTVALWTTLAERYANEPWIGGYDLINEPNWSFATPGKGNGCDEAESKTVWDLQKRITAAIRKVDKQHIVIVEGNCWGNNYKGLPPAWDANMVLSFHKYWNRNDEASIAEIKALRTSYNRPIWLGESGENSNGWYRDSIALVEGEGIGWNFWPLKKIGFNQPLEIDPGPGWAAIVAWMTSKGAKPEPDAAFAAMMQLAENSRFDRNIPKPDVIDAMFRQPHDPGYRPFVARTLDRTPLSIAAVDYDLGPPDVAYHDMVDANYHVATGGERTPWNNGTTYRNDGVDIARESDGTPYVSDFVTGEFMRYSAEVAKAGRWTVSARARSAKGGRIGIDERGVAVPADTAWQVIKLADVDLPAGPGAATLRAIDCSDCEVADLTFTPR
- a CDS encoding phosphoadenylyl-sulfate reductase, which translates into the protein MVDVKAEPRSRDRIDVAPRFTQADVIRLNNLFRGQDAAEAVASVIGAGLLGDTGIVSSFGAESAVLLHLVTRVAPDMPVLFLDTGKHFPETLAYRDELAAKLGLNIVNLTPDPEELAKKDATELRWSYDPDGCCEIRKVKPLEKALADFDTSITGRKGFQSATRQGLARFELDGNSGRLKFNPLANWTREMLDAYFAEHDLPRHPLEAEGYPSIGCSPCTSKVKPGEDPRSGRWRGWDKTECGIHEAVTPIDDDPANDPAF